In Plectropomus leopardus isolate mb chromosome 17, YSFRI_Pleo_2.0, whole genome shotgun sequence, the DNA window CGCGTTTGAGCACCAAGCATcatttatataaacacaaagccctcctcctctcctcttaccGGAGACTTGTGAATTGTCTGCTCTGAATAAAGTCCGCCCATCCAGTacaacagcttgatctgggatgtcaGGAGTTAACCAtgtctgtgtgaaaatgtgtgcagagcagtctctaaCCTCCCATTGCTAAGTGGGCCTCAATTGCATCTCATCCATTTTATTCTCCTAagaccggacattagccagaagaagtcTTGGTAGAGGAACACCTCTTGGTCCAAGGTGGGTCAGCCTCGCTCTTATactggctctcctccctctctttgtctggtgctttcagtttcgtttctcccctctgcttTGACTGGCAGCTCGGCGTATGCCGTTTGTGCAGATCCTCTCACAGTCTGCTGCACTCAGTCCAAGCCCCAAACAACTTTTTTCCAATGTTGATGAGTGCCTCTCTTCTCTATCTAAGTCGTGCTTCAGaagaaggggccatggagttgaaaaaatatatctttttctttttttaacaaaaaatggctaaCTTCACCCACATGGCTGGACCAAACACTGACCACTCTCAGTCACCTAATACAAGCGTGTCTATTACCACACTCCTTTCCACAATCACCTTCACCATAGCCCCGTTGTGGACATAGACTTGCAACTCCCTGCAGGCCTCCACAGCAAATAAACACCTATCAAGGAAAACTGCATTTTCGTATACTAAATGTAGACTGCAACCACATTCAGACTGTAGCACTCAAATCTAGATTCAGGACAGCAAAAAAGCATTAAAGGTCCAAAGGGAAAACAGAGAATAAATTTATTGTCCCCTAAAATGGCACTTATGAATGTCAGAGCACCCCTTTAAAAGATAGTTCTTTGTCAGCAATATTATTTCTGAGCCCAATctcagttttagttttttagtgaATCAAGGAACGAAGGAAAGGAGGTATGCTAGcttctgtctctgcagaaaacataagatggaaaaaaaaaacatctggaacTTTATTGCATTGGAATATCTTGCGATTCAAACATTTTGCAGTTATGCTGCTAAACATTTAGCAACCACCTAAACATAACACAAACTTCCCACAAAGGTGGGAAATAGGAAGGTAGGGAGACATTGTTAGGACACCTGAGGAAGAAGAGTAGAAAAAGCTAGAGATAACACGGGATCTCCGTTGAAAATACAAAGTAGTGACAACTGTAGGTAAAATACTTGTGCTGATTCAAACTAGTGAATAATAAGAAGAAGCTAAAACACCCAGACCCAAattttattcaaacattttGCAGTTCTGCTGCTAAACATTTAGCAACCACCTAAACATAACACAAACTTCCCACAAAGGTGGGAAATAGGAAGGTAGGGAGACATTGTTAGGACACCTGAGGAAGAAGAGTAGAAAAAGCTAGAGATAACACGGGATCTCCGTAGAAAATACAAAGTAGTGACAACTGTAGGTAAAATACTTGTGCTGATTCAAACTAGTgaataagaagaagaagctaAAACACCCAGACCCAAATTTTATGACAAAAGATGCAAGTAAATGGGGCACTGCTCCAGTGAAGCTGATAATAAGACATCTGATCACAAAAAGCTAATTTTAAAGTGCATGAAAAGATgaagcaaatgaaaaatgatagAACAGCAAATGGCCAACAGTGGCCTGAGGAGGGCACCTTAGACATTGCTTGTTGTGATGATGTAATagcaaacataaattaaagctgcaagcagtgatGAACAGGCCCTCACACTCCCATGAAAGTCGAGGCTACTGGTGGGACTCTGAGTGATGCAATCGTTCATATCGGTGAAAGTTGGAGAAAGCATGCAGAGAATTTGGACCCTtaagtgagatatttcacatggtgtgGTCACTAGGTGGCGATGGAGGCCACACAAAATCTAAAtcatcttggtctacatcatttgtacaccaaaccatgtaaatttcatgtaaatcaaaggATAGTTGTTTTTTCACCAGACCTGATGTTGTACTTCCTAAAACCACTAGGTGGCGCTGGAGACAACAGAAAATCTAAGTCATCCTGGTCTACATCATGTTTAGACCACACCATGTAAATTGCATGTAAATCAAATGATGATATTGTTACACGGCATACTTCCTGTTGTGAGTAGATGGTGCATTGAGTAtcacatgttgatgtgttcagggccaTAAACTTTCCACACCTGTAAAATTTGGGGGCAATCGGTTATTACAAACTGAAGTTACAAAAGCTTCCTGTTTGGTGTTGAATACTGCATTTCCATGGCAACGGCATTCATTGAAAACAAGGAAGTATCATGAAGGCCTTACAGCAGCTTTTGTTACCAAGTTTGAGTTGAATGTGGTCAGTCTGTAAGGGGATgcaactaaaaatataaatcatgtaAATTCCTGTttccagcaggtggcagtatGCCGATAAGTCAAGTGAGCCATGCAGATGTATTCAACTCTTATCAAGCATTAGAAATTTGGGGAAGATTGGACAATGTCTGGCTGAGTTATCACAATTTCCTTCTTCATGGCAAAACATGTAAGTTGAAAACCTAGCCGTACCCACATGGTATGACAAAAACTCAGAACGTGTAGTTTTGATGTCCCatgatttttcatttcagtgaaagtcgGAACAAGCAGGCAGAGAGTTTCGATCCTTCAGTTAGATATTACATATGGGGTAATACTTCCTGTGGCCACTAGCTGGCGCTGGAGACCACACAATGCAAgtcatcttggtctacatcatttgtagaccaaaacatgtaaatgtcatgtaaatcaAAGTATAGCTGTGTAGTGGACTTTTAAGCCACAGAAAGTGTCCATACTTAGCCCTTTCCATCGTGAGATGCCGTGAGAGATAGGCATTCCTGAGGCCTCATCTAGTATACAACAGGATGTAAGACACCCAAATGACCTCCTGGGGTCACTCAGGCATGTGAAGTAACAATCATGCTGTAAATTCATTATGCATAATCTTTCTCTTGTAGGTAAGagtttgtctctgtgctttGATGAATAAGTAGGACCAACTcccattcttttatcatttaatttgaatgagttaAGTAAAAGCATGTTTCATTCCCATTTTGCGATGGAGCCacactgccatctagtggtcttaGTTATCAGTAATCTCATTCtgcattcattgtataatgttagaaggtaatcctatatctaagtaGTAATTACCAGCTTTGTTAGAATCCATGGGATAATTTTATGCTATGTGTGGTCATTTAACagaattgagcaaaggatcttcagagTCATGTGTTACATTATGAATTGcctttaggtctcctaacatgtGTTCAaattactgtgatgagactatagtggtgatgagatacGTGAATTTACACACAATGGGTTAGATCATgtaattcgtcataaagtatggagaaataaatgtctcctaaattacattaggtcttttagaaacaaATGCCATATGTGTGATCGCTTGGCGCGAAAGTTCGCTAACCCCGCTAAggctgcaaagtttcatgagtttGCACACATATTAAAGCCctctaaaaacaaattaatttcaaggaataataatactaattaaagctgcaagcagcgatgaacgggcccACGCAAGTCAAGGCTATTGTAGGGACTCTGAGTGATGCAATCCATTTCAGTGAAACTTGGAAAAAGTATTTAGAGACTTTGGACCCTTGAAGGAGATATTTAACATGGTGAATTACTTCCTTCTGTGGCATCTTGATCTACATCATTTGTccaacaaaacatgtaaacttcATGAAAATCAAAGGATAGTTGTGGTACAAGGCGTCCTTCCTGTTAACAGTAGGTGGCTTGGagatgttgatgtgttcagggctgcagcctgaccaCAACTGCGAAATCTGGGGCCAATTGGTCGATCTAAAGTGAAGTTACAATAACTTTCTTTTTGGCAGCCACCACagggtctccatggcaacagcgttCATGGAAAACGTATACTTCAGAGGGAGACATTACTAAGgtcttaaaggttttgtcaccagatttgaagtcaatcaTATACAATCTGTAGCAGTATTCCATCAAAGAGGAAAGCTtgtaatttccatgacttttcatgttgccagtagggGGTGCTAAATGGTAATggttgtcatgtagatgtgttcagggcaagaCATTCGTTGTTGTTTGGTGaagattggaccatgtccctcagagttatGAACTACTTCCTGGTTAATAGTGAGACATTGAAATGATTGGCCCAGAAACAACCACACAATGTGACGAAAACTCtcaaatgtaataacttttgatgtcccaggccttctgagaggatttttacattttgaaataaattgaatgaaatctgtaggagaagaTCGAAAAATTGCAAGCCATgaaaatggccagaaacacaccaaaattccacattcaattcaaaatagCTGACTTGCTGTTGGGTTAAGggtatgggtccaagaggcttttttgtaggtcttgggctgttacacatgcctcccaagttttgtagctctaggtgCAATGTACTGCAGGGGCTGCTTCGTTCAAATCCGTAGGGGGCgctacagagccattttggcacatcaatgcaaaaaaaaaaaaatcatatcaaatttcacattttaggccttctgatgtgtttgtttggtgAGTTTTAGTGCATGCCTTGCCCCTCATGAAGTGCTTCCAGTTTTATGGCGATTAATGCGTAACTGGCAActgtttgatgaaaactcaaaagtgtaatttctgtgcatcatgaaggtctttacAATATTCTAATTGGATATGAGGTCAATTAAGTTAACCCGTACAGGAGAAAAATCAAAGAGTAGAAAAAGTAATTTCCTGCTACcaataggtggcgctatgagtaagattcaaaattgcactgcacATGTCTTCAGGCCTCGACTCttatcaaatctgtgaaatcttgtaaagatctgaccatctggggcgaagttacaacagtttttgatgtcatgtcgaaACATCGAAATTGTCCACCCGACCACGGTAATGCCTTTCAACCAAAACTCTCAATAAtcattttcaagcatcatcaacgtcttaaagattttttgagaccattttgagatcaatcgAGTCTAGGAGCCGGACATCTTCctgtaaaactttgcctttcttgTGCCAATAGGTGGCACTCTCATTCTCGCTTAAAATTGtgatatagatgtgttcaggttGGGACTCAAATCGTGAAGTTTGGGTCATATTGGACCCTTTACAGCAGAGGTAtataccacttcctgtttacttcctggctCATAGtagaacatgcaaattagatgcctcataAAGATCACACGGTGTGATGGAAACTCATGATTTGATtaacttttgctgtcaaaggtcttatgaaggtagccataacatttgaagtcaatctgatgaaagctcTAGGACAAGTTCTCAAGATTACAACCCctttaaatgaccaaaaatacaccaaaatcacaacttcaaatcaaaattgcTGACTGTTGGTTTTACGGTATGGCCCAAGAGACTTTTCTAAAGGTACTGGGGTGTTGCACGGGcctccaaagtttcacagctctagGTAAAACGTGCTGCAGGAGCTGCTTTGTTGAAAATAAGTAGGGGGCGcaactgatacatttcctcccacccacGGACgagaccattaaaatatcaaatatttcacCAGACCTGGTAAGTCTGCAAGTTTAATGACTGTTTGAATAAGTTAAAGCCCTCATaaaggcaattcatttgagaaaaaataataagaggAAGAACAATTCCCTCAGCTTCAGGAGGGTCCTCACACCATTAAGTGCTCGAGCCCTAATAataagaattccttcagtttcaagagggtcctcgcactgTTCAGTGCTTGGGACCTgacagctgcaaaacaaaagtgacTTTGCTCCAGGTTTGTAAAGGGTTAGAAAAATTACATGTGTCAAAATTATGCCTTTGTGTAATAACTTTAAGGAACTGTCGATAATAGTCaatatctctctctttcaaccTACAACCAAAAGAATCggcaaaacaatcacatttttcagttgtTAACTTATAGATGTTGAGATCACATTTTTAGGGGGTTGAAAAGGGGGTGAAAAGAGGGcttgacatatatatatattttttgtatttttttcgtgtttttttttcatgacatgttCATGTTACGCATATGTGGATCTCCAATTCAGTTGGGGTAATAGCTCTGCTTCTGACTCCACTTTCTGCCAGTGTAAATCATGTTATCTGCACTCTACTGATGATGGCTTGTTGTGCTCTCCTTGAATGTGCTTCTCTCAGGCCGAACATACTCAGAGTTGACTGAGCTCATTGTGATCAGCTGTTCTGGGAACGAAAACTCTCCGAGTTTCTTGACTCATGCTCAGTCAGCTCGGTAGGTTGGGATTAGGCTCAGTTTGTTGAGCCTGCTTTTTGGAATAGGGCCCTGAAGTCAATGCAGCATGATTTGAAAGTGACAACTTTCAAATCATTCGAGATGACTTGACAATAATCATTAGTcaattgaaaataatatttaattatatgtaAGTTTAAGTCATACGTGTCAGTTGTAAATTGCTCACAGTTCATCTAAAATTATTCtccttttcaatttttattttgtgctctAGAAACCCTATACTGGGGCGTAAATAAACTGCACTTACATTTACACTGCTGACACTTTCCTCTTGTTGAGGGCATACCTGGAGATGCTTCTCTATTGTTACACTCTGATTTCTACTCCCTGCTCCTGCCACCATTGCTCCTTGAACTCAAAACACATTCTATGTACCAACCTGTACCTGATACAATTGTTTTCCATCCTCTAACATCACCTGAGTACCAATGGAATACAGATGACAAATGCTTACATCACTATCTTTTAGCTCACATCTAGGCTAAGTATATACACTATATTCCCACTTTttctacatttatattattCTGGTAAGTTATACTGGCATGTATCCGCTGTGCAGTGCATTGTGTGGATCTAGGTGTGTGATGTCTTTCATTTCTGTATTAACTAAGTTATGCAAGTAGCTAAGGAAAGGAAAGTGAATTTACCACTGTATCCTCTAAATATACAATGATATTATTTTGATGTGCTGAAATTAACGTGAAAAGTCTGTGTTCTTGGAAATACAGTTATAGTGACAAACTAATGACTGAAACCAAGCATACACCTGCCACTGCACAGTTCTCAGTGTGTGAATACTGGCCCGTACTATGAAGTAACTATAAGCAAGTACATCTTTTGGTTACCTGGCTTAATTAATTCTAACACTGACTGCCAGGAAAGCCAGtgttaatgatgataatgattttaatttgattcaGGGGCCTGCGATAATTTTGAGACAATTTAACATGACCTGTTACAGAAGAAGCTGctacatctttcttttttgcttttggccaaaaaaaaataaaaacatcacatagcCAATGTTAATAATAGTAACCAGTTAGGTGCagtgaagtttattttaaactaaCATTCACAAACTGAACATGGGACAAAATAACCTTCAGGACTTTCTGTCAGAAAGACCTTTGTGGAAGAAATGGTTTTTATTTGAACCCGAGCCATGATGTTTTCCTACAACTTAAGGACTATTTTTCTTAAAGCCCTGAAGGAAAACTTCTCCCTACAGCCATCAAATATGAGTTCACAAAGCAGGCATTCAAATGTAAAATTGgctcaataataactgtcaaggTGCACCAACAAAACCATTATTACCTTCATCACTTTAACACAGCATGAATTAGCTTAGGGGCTAGTGGAGTTACAATTTACTTTCACACTTCTTCACACTTTcccgtgtctgtgtgggttctctccagggtctccggcttcctcccacagtctaaagacatgcagctcaggttgattggtggctctaaattgcccttaggtgtgactgtgagcgtgtaaggttgtctgtctatatgtgtcggccctgcgatagtctggcgaactgtccagggtgtaccccgccctCTGAACGAGGAGAGCTGgaattggctccagccccccacgacccttacgaggacaagcggttaaagaaaatgactgactgactcttTCTTACTGCTGGTTAAAGTCACTGCATCTTCTGACACAACAGCTCAGTTCTGTTTCAGCCTGAATGTACATTTCAGTTAAAACAAAGCTGCTACTGTTGCTGTAAGAACTTAGCGGAGATACCGTCCAGGGAGATACATCATTGTTAATCCAATAACTCATTGTGTACTTTTGACATGTTCACTGTCTGTTGACCCttattttctctgaaatttCTCCATACTGCTAGTTTATTCCAAATAAATAGCGTGATCCTCATCGTCTTTCTCTTGGCTGCTGTCATTATCTGCCTGCCACTATCTGTAGGCGAtatagaattttaaaataaaggaatAACTTAAAGATGATGATATAGATCTATGGTTCATTTATGACCCATCAATATAAATCATTGATTGTTGAATATTTACCCAGATCCATGGTTCGTTACATCCCTAATTGTGATGcatcaataaacatttttttctttgaatccTAATCAAATTGAATCGTGAGGTGCCTAGAGAGTCCCACCCCTGTGCCAGCTGCTCATTATTGTagacagacattttgacatgaacAGCTATGGCAAGTAGAGAAAAGGACAGtgaagaaaaataagtaaaaacagtaaatttaataaaagaCAACAAGACAGGTTGAAAAGAAGGGGACAAAGTAATCGCATTGATAATGCTAACTTGATAAAGCAAAGGCTGTGGGTCTGTAAATGTGTTATTAAGAGGTGTGAGACAAgtgaataaaacaatacaaagatATTATTTAAACAGCCGAAACACTTAAACAACTGAGAGATTTATTTGACTCGTAGTTCAAGGTGTTAATGATTTGCatcattttgtaataaaaaaccAGGCAGGAATAAATAAACGTCAAGTGTTTAAAGGGGGCTGCTTTTACTTTGCTGAGACAAAGCTGTGGATGTGTCCTCTTTCCTTGGCCCTTTATGATGCTAGTAAACAACTTCATGGCTGAAAATGTAatctgaaagtgttttttttaacccaataACGCATTAAATATGAGAATAATTACCCTTGTATGGTACTGcatgcagcatgtttttttcctgcagtctACATAGCACTTGACCTTGTTACCCTTTCAGTATTTTGCTCTCTTAACcaactctctctttttttctgtccatgacatttgtttctttctccCCTTCTTCCATGTTAAGTGTCAACCAGGACTCTTTGTGCAACCTCTCGCTCCTTTCTACTTCCTCAACACTGGGTGATGATGTTAACTTCATGTGTGCTGGAAGGTGCTTGAACTCTTCCTCATTCACATCATAGTccttcatctttgagtccagcACCCACCAGCGGCCTGCAAAGCCCACATCCAGCATCCGCTCGGGGAGCTCCCTCCAGGGTACTGACAGATTTGAGCACTGGGACTCATACAGTGTGGTGTCTGGGTCGTAGTCAGCACGGTAAACCAGAGAGAGAAGACCCAGACTGGCATGGCGGAGCCTGCCCTCATTACGAAGCTTCACTAGACTTTTTACGTGGCCATCTGAGGTCCCATTGCGGATCCAAGGTGACAGAAGGCCCAGCTGGTTGGAGCACTCCAGCAGGGTGGCTTCAAAGGATGTGCGGTCAGGTTTAGTGTAGAAACAGGCCCAGGTCCCAGCAAGCAAAGAAGCATATACGGAGGCTTTGACTGGTCGCTCCCGTGAACCAACAACCACCTCCCGAGATGCCTCCTTGTAGTCAGAGATCAGGCTGCGATACCACACACCTACAGACAGAAAAGGAATGCAGTACAATAAAAGAAGCTTTAGTTCTCAGTGTCCTTGCAACTTTACTCACATGTTTTGGTCATGTGCAGGATTGGGGGATTACTGGAAGTCTTACTTTAGAATAAATGCTGCTGTAGAATAAATAGTTTCATTCACCTCATTAATAGCTTGGTGGAGAGTACTTTTATTGTGGAAGAATTCTCCCCCCCATCACCTACTTCATGGCTGCATGACACTGTCTTTTTTGGAGCTGGAAAAATCAAATTCTCTGTGAGGGGTTCGACTgacaaattttacaataactGGCCACCTCTGATATACTATGAAAAGCACTTGACCTCACTTTTCTCCTGAATGACCGTCTGGGCAAGATGATGGTACATGTAGCAGTGGACGTCTCCACTCTGGCAGAACTTAAAAATTTTAGCCTATATGTGTAAACTTTCCTCTCTCttagtttttcatttgtttaaaataaatgatttaaaataataataaataatttaatttaataattaattaattatttaaatgtcttttttttttctccttttctctatTTTGATTTAACTTATGTCAGTCATCATTCATATTTTCCAGACGTGTAATGTGGTTGTCATATTTGTAGTTACACATGTAGTTACAATTCGTAACAATTAGCTATGCTAAAAGTCACTGCAGCATCAAAAGCTGTAAAATAACTGCCAGTTTATatcaaatgcaaatacaaatcCTTAAGAAGTGTAGTTCACACTTGTGCAGTAGTATTCATGTAATTAATAATAAGTGGCAAATATTAATTTGTGCTGATCTAATGAACAACTTAACTTTGTAATTTGGTGAGCTACCCAACAGTGGCTGTATGTAACAATGTATTTCTACTGAAGAGCTTGTGTGCTGCAACTCATTTTATTTGGCAATGTTTAAAATTACTTAGGGCTGTAACTACGCTATGcttaaaccaaaaacaactggTGCAGCTGGCTCTAGGGAGCCAACCATGTAGGGCCACATTCTGCATATTTGATTTAGACCAAATGCTTCAGCAGCTGATGTCGCAGTTGAGGAGTTCATCAGATACCAGCTGTTGTTGGAGTAAGACCCTTACACTGGCTAAGAGGGGAAGATGGTTGTTTCAAGACACAACAGACCAAGACCAGGTCAAAGTGTATTGTACAACTGGACTGTTTAAACTGCTAGAGGGCTTTTGATTTGACACAAGAACTCTAAATTTGAAGCAAAAAGCAGCAGCATATAGTCAGTAACAGTCTTTTGCCATTGCTTTGAATTACAGTGCTGACCCTGTTGTTATGCTGACCCCCGTTTACACCAAAAAATTGGTGTAAACAGGGAGTGCACTTGAACAGTCACACAGCAGAAGGgagctgctttctctggagctgtaACTACTGATCATTTAACACAACCATCCACTAGTGTCTCCCACAAAATGACAGTGTATATATTAGGGCTGGACATGAacacagttattttatttatttactgaattttttaaatgcctgtgaGTCCCTTTGAATCATCTCTCGCATTTTTCCAGGTCAATAAATGCAGCGCAGCAGGCTGAGCTCTccatcagttctttttttttcccctcagcaaCAGTTTGTCCCTTTTGGGGGTGGATACAGAGTGCCCCGGGGTTGACATTTCTCTATAGCTGTAGACAGCTAATGTTGCCCTGGTTTTcctgtcaaaaagcctatgggattttttcatcattttcatgcattggattattgcagaaaataaactctgcagtaaacaaacaacaacattttgttctgcCAGATAATCTTCATAAATGAACACAACATTCAGGATGTTTGAAGGCTAAATGTAATTGCCAGATGTAAAAAGCTAATTCTAGGCTATAATCGAACTGCGGTCACGTTGCAACCACTACGACTTGGGTTGGGTACCGACCGGTTCCTCTACCAACGTTACCTACCCACCAAAATCACGGTCCAGTTTTCGGTGCCACATTGTGTGTGCAGAGCGTGCAGTGTGTGAACTTTTTTGGCTGTGTGTC includes these proteins:
- the timm29 gene encoding mitochondrial import inner membrane translocase subunit Tim29 is translated as MAWLRAVRTLCSAATDTAVASSSGSRWERLKNSKAGVWYRSLISDYKEASREVVVGSRERPVKASVYASLLAGTWACFYTKPDRTSFEATLLECSNQLGLLSPWIRNGTSDGHVKSLVKLRNEGRLRHASLGLLSLVYRADYDPDTTLYESQCSNLSVPWRELPERMLDVGFAGRWWVLDSKMKDYDVNEEEFKHLPAHMKLTSSPSVEEVERSERLHKESWLTLNMEEGEKETNVMDRKKERVG